The following coding sequences are from one Oceanidesulfovibrio indonesiensis window:
- a CDS encoding class I SAM-dependent methyltransferase, giving the protein MDAAAQQKRLAELISSISHPDLWRPVEEVEQVLATGSIEGTGDPNTEDFLLIDVTGKEILDLGCNVGYYSYLALKRGAKNVVGEDIVPEALEIARILGDKHGCAGAEFRKGSFFTRNGEKHEMVFFLDIIGNNSVREGRAVDQFDAAVRPVGKELVISLRPVFVPERHLANLNGAPPLPQIWAELAQTYGEKYCRGDRFHFLEWAADRLGEGWTITPLPTPEMAHSIRKQIFHIVRTDG; this is encoded by the coding sequence CGGATCTCTGGCGGCCTGTGGAAGAAGTGGAGCAGGTCCTCGCCACCGGCTCCATCGAAGGGACCGGCGACCCCAACACCGAAGATTTTCTTTTGATCGACGTAACCGGCAAGGAGATTCTCGATCTGGGCTGCAACGTTGGCTACTACTCCTACCTCGCGCTCAAGCGCGGCGCAAAGAACGTGGTGGGCGAGGACATTGTGCCAGAAGCCCTGGAAATAGCCCGCATCCTGGGCGACAAGCACGGCTGCGCCGGCGCCGAGTTCCGAAAGGGCAGCTTCTTCACCCGCAACGGCGAGAAGCACGAGATGGTCTTCTTCCTGGACATCATCGGCAACAATTCCGTTCGCGAAGGGCGAGCCGTGGACCAGTTCGACGCTGCGGTGCGGCCCGTGGGCAAGGAGCTGGTCATCTCTTTGCGGCCGGTGTTCGTGCCGGAGCGGCACCTGGCCAACCTGAACGGCGCGCCGCCGCTGCCGCAGATATGGGCGGAGCTCGCGCAGACGTACGGCGAGAAGTACTGCCGCGGCGACAGATTCCACTTTCTGGAATGGGCCGCGGACCGTCTGGGAGAGGGCTGGACCATAACCCCGCTGCCCACGCCGGAGATGGCGCACTCCATCCGCAAGCAGATATTCCACATCGTCCGCACCGACGGATAG